In Streptococcus dysgalactiae subsp. dysgalactiae, the following are encoded in one genomic region:
- a CDS encoding transporter substrate-binding domain-containing protein, producing the protein MNRYINKVTRIVLIGLVLTQLAIISQVSASQKEEVIVATDAATKPFTYKEGERHTGYDIEVLKQIFKGSKTYRLTIKTVSFPSILSGIDSGRYHIGANDFGYSKERAAKYLFSKPISQSHYAIASKPLRAYRRFEELSGKKTQGIAGTNYMQVLERWNQTHPNQKPIRLGYASGEVPLTQRLQQVEQGQLDFLFYDAISLETAIKEQGFSLKVNRLTEKVANHQDGLEYYVFAKDKKGKELQTFVNKRLTKLQESGQLQTYSQDFFGGDFVSELP; encoded by the coding sequence ATGAATCGGTATATCAATAAAGTGACGAGAATCGTCTTAATAGGTCTTGTCTTGACTCAATTAGCTATAATTTCTCAGGTCAGTGCTTCTCAAAAAGAAGAGGTTATCGTGGCCACAGATGCAGCTACTAAACCATTTACCTATAAAGAAGGAGAGCGACATACTGGCTATGATATTGAAGTGTTGAAACAAATTTTTAAAGGTTCCAAAACCTATCGTCTCACCATTAAGACAGTTTCTTTTCCTTCAATTTTATCCGGGATTGATTCTGGACGATACCATATTGGTGCTAACGATTTTGGTTATAGTAAGGAAAGAGCAGCAAAATACCTCTTTTCAAAGCCTATTTCACAATCTCATTATGCTATAGCAAGCAAACCATTACGAGCTTACCGCCGTTTTGAGGAACTTTCAGGAAAAAAAACACAAGGCATAGCAGGGACCAACTACATGCAGGTTTTAGAAAGATGGAATCAAACTCATCCCAATCAGAAACCTATTAGGCTTGGTTACGCTTCAGGAGAAGTTCCTCTTACCCAACGCTTGCAGCAAGTTGAACAAGGTCAGCTAGATTTTCTTTTTTATGATGCTATCTCTTTAGAGACGGCTATTAAAGAGCAGGGATTTTCCTTAAAAGTGAATCGCCTCACCGAAAAAGTAGCCAACCATCAAGATGGTCTAGAATATTATGTGTTTGCTAAGGATAAAAAAGGGAAAGAACTACAAACATTTGTTAATAAACGATTAACCAAGTTACAAGAGTCAGGTCAATTACAAACTTACAGTCAGGACTTTTTTGGAGGAGACTT
- a CDS encoding DEAD/DEAH box helicase has protein sequence MSFKDYHFKQYIQQALEEIGFVNPTEVQQRLIPIVNSGRDLVGESKTGSGKTHTFLLPIFEKLDEAKAEVQVVITAPSRELATQIFDACKQIAKHSPKDIRLTNYVGGTDKLRQIEKLKSSQPHIVIGTPGRIYDLVKSGDLAIHKATTFVVDEADMTMDMGFLDTVDKIAASLPKSVQILVFSATIPQKLQPFLKKYLSNPVIEQIKTETVIADTIDNWLVSTKGRDKNGQILEILKTMQPYMAMLFVNTKERADDLHAFLVANGLKVAKIHGGIPPRERKRIMNQVKKLDFEYIVATDLAARGIDIEGVSHVINDAIPQDLSFFVHRVGRTGRNGMAGTAITLYQPSDDSDIKELEKMGIVFTPKMLKNGEFQDTYDRDRRQNREKSYQKLDTEMIGLVKKKKKKVKPGYKKKIQWAVDEKRRKERRAENRAKGRAERKAKKQSF, from the coding sequence ATGTCATTTAAAGATTATCATTTTAAGCAATACATCCAGCAAGCACTGGAGGAAATTGGCTTTGTCAATCCAACAGAGGTCCAACAACGCTTGATTCCTATTGTCAACTCCGGTCGTGACTTAGTTGGGGAATCAAAAACAGGTTCAGGGAAAACCCACACCTTTTTGTTGCCCATTTTTGAAAAACTTGATGAGGCTAAAGCAGAAGTGCAAGTTGTTATTACAGCTCCTAGCCGTGAATTAGCTACTCAAATTTTTGACGCCTGTAAACAAATTGCAAAGCATTCTCCCAAAGATATCCGTTTAACTAACTATGTGGGAGGTACGGATAAATTACGCCAAATTGAAAAGTTAAAAAGCAGCCAGCCACACATTGTCATTGGAACTCCGGGTCGTATTTATGATTTGGTTAAATCTGGTGATTTAGCGATTCATAAGGCCACGACTTTCGTTGTGGATGAGGCTGACATGACCATGGACATGGGCTTTTTGGATACGGTTGATAAAATTGCAGCTTCGCTTCCAAAGTCTGTTCAGATTTTGGTGTTCTCAGCAACCATTCCACAGAAATTACAGCCTTTTTTGAAAAAATACTTGTCCAATCCTGTTATTGAACAAATCAAGACAGAGACAGTTATCGCTGATACGATTGATAACTGGCTTGTGTCGACAAAAGGTCGGGATAAAAATGGGCAAATTTTAGAGATCCTTAAAACGATGCAGCCTTATATGGCAATGCTTTTTGTCAATACTAAAGAGCGCGCAGATGACTTACATGCCTTTTTAGTGGCCAATGGTTTGAAGGTAGCCAAGATTCATGGTGGGATTCCTCCAAGAGAACGTAAACGCATCATGAATCAAGTTAAAAAACTCGATTTTGAATACATTGTTGCTACTGACTTGGCAGCGCGCGGAATTGATATTGAAGGGGTCAGCCATGTCATCAATGATGCTATTCCACAAGATTTATCTTTCTTTGTCCATCGTGTAGGACGGACAGGTCGAAACGGCATGGCAGGAACTGCTATTACCCTTTATCAACCAAGTGATGATTCAGATATCAAAGAGTTGGAAAAAATGGGAATTGTCTTTACACCGAAGATGCTCAAAAATGGAGAATTCCAAGACACCTATGATCGGGATCGTCGTCAAAACCGTGAGAAATCTTACCAAAAATTAGACACGGAAATGATTGGTTTGGTGAAGAAGAAAAAGAAAAAAGTTAAACCAGGTTATAAGAAAAAAATTCAGTGGGCGGTTGATGAAAAACGTCGCAAAGAACGTCGTGCTGAGAACCGTGCCAAAGGCCGTGCCGAGCGTAAGGCTAAAAAACAAAGTTTTTAA